DNA from Agarilytica rhodophyticola:
CACCTGAACCGTCCTTGGCGGAATTTCATCATGTTCTGCATATTGAACAAAACCTTGTAAAAAAAGCAGCAGTGCGTGCACTCAATAAAACAGCGCGTTGGTTACGCACGGATATTTCCCGTAGTACCGCTCAGGCATTAAATATCAAAGTGGGATTAGTAAGGAATAGTTTAAAACTGCAGAGAGCCACATTCACTAGTTTGGAGTCCATTGTGAGTTTAGGTCATCGCTCTGGTGTGATTAAAGCCATTGACCTCGGCAATGCTCGACAAAATGCTCGTGGTGTTAAAGTGGGAAGGCGG
Protein-coding regions in this window:
- a CDS encoding phage tail protein, yielding MLHFSITPEPSLAEFHHVLHIEQNLVKKAAVRALNKTARWLRTDISRSTAQALNIKVGLVRNSLKLQRATFTSLESIVSLGHRSGVIKAIDLGNARQNARGVKVGRRQFNHAFIATMSNGHRGVFERKRKPRLPIKELQVVITGQLAQQLEIMEEGRGIRQFQKVFERELRFLRGIN